In Heliangelus exortis chromosome 19, bHelExo1.hap1, whole genome shotgun sequence, the genomic stretch ACTGTAGGTAGTGCAGCCAACTTCTCTGCGTGCCTCACCATCTCCCATTTGCCAAAGGCTTCTGACGTGCTGGACTGGACCCCTGAGAGGGGATCCCAGGGATGGGTGCCGTGGCCAGAGAGCACACGAGGAGATGTGTCCAGGTTTGGCTGCATGAACCCCAAACTGAGGGGGCTAGGAGAAGAAATCAAGAGTGTTCATATGCGTCTGAGACTGAAAGGATTTACCTCCCTGCATTTTCAATTGCTTGTTTTCTATCTGGGGAAAATCCCTTTTGACAGCCCAGGCGGTGAGCTCCTAATTCCTGTCTCCGGCTCATTTTTCACTTCAATCCCTCAGCGAACGGATTTTAATGCTTGATGGATTCAAACGAAATTATTTCCGTTCCTGTGGCTTTGCAAAAGCCTCTAGGGTGCGTGCGTGTGCGCACAGAGGAGGAGGGCCGGGGCTTGTTTTCCTTACGCTCAGTAAGCCTCCTCTCCAAGGGAAACGTATGTCATTTCTTCATTTAGGGCTTTCTTGCAGATGATTTCTCCCATACTGCCCTTCTGGCTCTTGGGTCACGGGAGGACCCATGAAAGATCTGCTGTTCTGGGGGGTACAGGATGCAGTGTCCCGGATCAGTGCTTCTGCTGTGAACAGGGATTCAAATAGTATGACCAGACTGTGCTTCCAGGAATAGCATTGGATTGAGGGGAATAGCTGTGGGAAGACTTCCCTATTCCCCATCTGGGAGTGAGACAACACCACAGGCTGAGATGGGGTTAGTGACTGAAGTGTTGTCTGGGTAATCAGCAGCCTCTGGCATTGACATCTTGTTTGAACATGTGTACAGTTCACTGTACTGCTGCTGTAATGGACAAGTGTTGCTTCTTATTACAATTTCcatcctctcctgccagcagagaTCACTGTGGGGAACTGTGCAAGGGCTCTGCTTGCATAACATCCAGTAATCAGTCAGCATTTCAGCTGCTCAGCCACTGTGTGTTTTTGTTGGTCTTTTTCTGCAGAGTTCCTGAGTCTGGGAGGCTAAATGGTTTAAATATTCAGTATCTCACCCTTCTGTCCAAGCcaaatcatcatcatcatcaaaatGAACAAAGCCATCGTTTTGTGATACATGGCTCTAGCAAATACTTATAACCATGCTAAAGATCCTCGTTCTCTGAAGGGTTTGGAATATGGCTTGAAGTTGATGATGTCTCTCAATGTATAAAAGTCCTGTTGTTAGGGTGTGCTAAGCTCACTTGATGCAGAATCTACATTAAGTAGTTTCAATTTACTGTAACTGCTACCAAGCTGCCTCTTGCTCAGGCAACAAAAATAGTCTTGCTCTGGAGCTGGAAATGTATTGTGTGCCCCTCCACAGCATATCCTGGTCTCCTATGACAGTCTCCTATGTCCACAGCCTCCTGTGGATATCTGTGTAGAGCTactgattttcattaaaaatgtgtattataAAGCTGGAGGATCCAGAGACTACAAAGAGTAGCTTGCAAGTTTGCTCTGTTTTATCTGTCTCTGGTATTATTTTCAAATCCCAGCTTGTTAAACTTCAGCTTTTTTCAGTATAAATATTCTaactctcattttttctttcgTTAAATACATTATCTGCAATAAGAAGTCCTGTTTTATTAGTGTGGTTTTCTAATATGTTGCATGAGAGACTGTCAGCTTGCATTATAAGTATTCAAAATTATACAGAAGCAAATGTTGAacttttatttgtaaatataGTAATACAGCTACAGTGTAGCATTTCAGGAACTATTTAATTGATCTAGTTAATATATTCTTGCTTGTACTTGtgtatttatttcagtcttCTCAATAATCCCCAAGTTTTTGAGCCAGGGACAGTAAACTGAAATGTTAATTAACTTTGGAACTTCACTAATAGTAGAATCATGCTATGTAGAAGAGGACACTGATTTATGACCCAGTAGATGTTGACTAACCTGAGAGATTCAGCTAATTGTTAGAGCAATGGTATAAGAAAGTCTTCTTTTACATATCTTTAGGTTGTAAAACATAAAGCAATCTAATTGACATTTTCTGAAGGTTCAATAGGATccttgtttttgaaaaaaaaaaaaagaagaaagaaagaaagaaaaaaaagaatcaatcTCTAGAAAATAAATCCAGCAACCCCCAGTTTGTTTATGTAGCACTGAGCCCTGTGGGCTTTGGTGCTCACTCCTCTTGGCCAGTGCACAGGTGTAAGGAATGTGAATTCTGTTCTCAAAAGCTCTTCCTGGGGAAAACCAGTGCAGCTGCAGGGGGGAAATGAGCAAGGACACCTGTGCTGAACAAGAGAAGCTCTAGGCTGCACCCCAGTTTCTTGTCTTTTGCTGCTGTAGATTGTAATCTCTGCACGAGCTgctgttgttattattaatgatgatgatgatgtgaTGCTGCAGATACATTTCCCTCCCTCCAAGATGCTGTTTGTGCCACAGCCTTTTCTGCCTTTGATCACAGCCAAGAGGATGGCTTTGACATTTTATCTAGTCCCCTAGCCTACTGCGAAGTCCTAATCCTTCTAATAGCTGCAGGTTTTCAGTTTAAGTCTTTTGGTAATATTCCACCTTAATTGTAAAGCACTTCAGTGATATCCAGAAGCCTGTCTTACATAACAGCCTTATCCACACTTGAGTCCTTCAGAGCTGGAGTGTCAGGAAAAAACCTCTGTTTGATCTGCCTAGTCTGTCATTAGTCCCCATGCCTTTAATGCACAAACCCATTTAGAAATTAACAGTACATCTAAGCTCAGtcaatgtatattttaaaatattttatactgtTAGAAGGAGTATAACTTGCTGTCATGCACAGGTTTAAGTGATGTAATTTAGCAAAGTAAGATATTTCATAAAGTGCTTGTGCTGATAAGATCCTACTATGCATTAGCTATTTTTGAGCTGGGTAAATAGATGAAAGCACATTGGAAACTGGGAATCTGGGAATTGTTTTCCCACTGTGAATATCCCAGAAAGtcactgaaaaggaagaaaggagagaaaattttCATAATTAATAGTAAGCCTTTATGAAGTTCCTCAGATTTTAACTCATTGCAGATGATCATCTCTTCTCCCTTATACTGCTTCAGCTATTTCAGACAATTGCCAGCTTTTCCCAATAGATATATATTTTCCTAAAGCCTAGAAGTGAACTTTAAAGCCAACAAATTGGCATATTTTGAATATGAACCATATTTCCTTGTCTTAAGGAGATTTTCTTCAGGAGATTGATTCAGCTTAGACATATTGTTCAGACTGAGCAAGCTCAAAAAGTAAGCAGAGACCCTTCCTAGTAAACTGATGCAGGAAACAGAGTTTTAATGTTATTAATGTAACAGAGTTTCATGTTTTTAATAAGCAGAAGAGATGTGAACCTGAGCTTCAGACAGCAAATATGAACACCTTCCTAAATCCCATTTCAAAAGATAAAGAACACATCAGCATCTGCATTTAGAAATCACATCCAGAGACAgaagatttctgttttctctggttTCTGTACATGCTGCATTAAGTGATTCTTAGAAGCCAACAACACTTGCACTGGGTGTCTGAACCTGAAGTCTTAAATCCAAAGACCTGAGAACACCTTTGGAAACCAGGCATTACTGCCTGCACTCTCCATGGAAAGGAGCTAGGGCATAGTGCAATGAAGCTCAGACCCCTGTGGGTACACTTGACTGTGGGGAAAGATGTCAGAATGTGGCATTCAGTGATTCCAACCAAATGCCAGGCAGTGAGAGTGGTCAGTAACTCTTACTTTGATACCCACTCCTTACTTATCCTCCAGTCTAGGCTGCCAGCCTGAAAACTGCAAAGCCAGTTTTTGCTACTGCACAAGATAAAACTGCTCATTCTATATGAGTTAATTTGATCTTTTGATAACAATGAAGTAGAAATGCCTCTCTAGATGGTTAACAGGATTTGCCAGAAATTACTAAAAAACGACATTATTCAATCTAACTTGATAACAGTTCTAAAGAGATGTTGTTAGATCAGCTACCAAAATGCAGCACCCCTCTGAAATGAGGCATAAAAACCATACTGCAACTAGCTTGTTTGTAGAATTGGCAAATTATTTTATCCAAGATGGAAAGTCAGTTTAGGCAGGCTGTAACTACCTAAGCTGTAATTTATTCAGGACATCAGTTCTATTATTAAATTattgctaaataaataaataaataaggtcTCCAAGGTGAGGAATCATCAGTGCCTTAGTTTAGTTTCTTGTGCCAATGACACAGCAGCATCttgccccagctccctctgctaCCCTGCTGACTCAGCAGGAAGTTGTTATGCTGGTAATGCTTGGACAGGAGTTTGGAGCAGCTTTGCTACAGAAACAAGATGTTATCCATCCACAGCCCACGTGTTGTCCACCCTCTTGTGTCAGTACTAGGGCTataatttttcatctgaaacGGCTGCTAAGAGAAACCTGACCATATTCTGCAACTCATAAATCTTCCTTTCTGGTTACAACCCAGATATGTTGAAGCCTGTCTCTCCCTGCAGCTATCTTTTACCAGAACTGTACTGGTTATGTACCAGTATCAGtgttcattaaataaaatattggaAAGAGAGCAGCTCTATGGAGAGAGAACAGCTGCCCTGGAGATACTGAGTGATTCATTTCAGCTGATCCCAAATGAATTTCAACTCACTGTAGTTATTTCATACTCTTGCCTGTTTGTTGTATAACAGAATTTATGTTTTATAACTGAGTTATTCCGTGATGGTAGCTCTTATTTTAGTTGGTCATAGTGAAAGGgtcaaagaatgaaaaacagcATCTACTTTTATTCTGATTTCCCAGGTGCATCAATagtggcaaaataaaatatgaagacTGGTGTATCATAATCTTGATACACCTTAATGCCCTTCCCATTGGAAAGAAACAGTCTCCCAAAATATACACAAGATGTTTTCTTTGCCAGGAAATCAGGCTGCCAGGCAATGAGCAAGCAGTAGCAATTTATTCAGCTTTGTTGCCCAACTATTTCCAACCCAGACCTCAAGGATCTGGCCATCAGTCCATTCACACGTTCTCTGAATTAATTCTTTAGGCAATtgataaaaaagctttttttttttcttcaatctGGCAAAGATTAAATGTTTctagtcagaaaaaaaaaagcaggctttTTACCTGataatcaggattttttttttttttaatgcagctgaAGAAGGGTCCACCTATCTCTCTAAAAAGTAGCCATAATCCTCTGGTCCAGATCATATTTGTGAAAGAGGTCACTCCATCACGTATGTAACATATTGTGACTGTAAAACATCTGCATGGGCTTGTGAAAAGCTTTGCCCTTGTCTAGAGCTCGGGtcatctgaaagcagaaaactatgaagtgatttaattttttccttcatgcaTTAATTGTTGCTCTCAATGTAACCCAGAGACAAGCCAACCAGTTGAGCATTCCCTTGCTATGTGGCACATGGTCATTTTATGCCTTGAGTCTGTGTTAAATGGAGAGAGGGACCACTGTCACTGCTAAAGCCATGTCTGGTTTGTTTCAGGGAttttcagagtaattttttcCCAGAACCTGTACTCAGATAACCACTTTAGTGTGCTTTCTGCCTGCCTTGTGGTTTGCCTCCACTTGCACAGCACCACCTTCTACCTAGAGGTAACTGTGAAGTTGATTGTTGTTTGGCAACAGATGTCTGATACAAAAGAAAGAGGTGGCATTTGCCAGCCATGGGCACTAAAAGTGCAAAGCTGAGCCAGCTATATCAGCTTAATTAATTGCATTCCTAGCTGTGTGAACTGGAAGACAGATTCAAAAAGGGTGTGTGGGAAGGAGGTAGAGTGAGGAGTAATTCCAGGAAAATTGTTTACTTTTGTTACATGCCTGACATAGGGAAGGTTGGGCCTCTTCTCAAGAGCCTATAAGTTAGGCCACACATGCTAGCTCAGGGAGCTCAGGCATGTTTTCCTAATTGAGCAGCAGAGGTTTTATTGCATCTTCTTTCATGTTGATTTAAAAAACTAAGAAAGAGGGCATCATTTCTGTGTGGTCTTCTGCTCTGGATGGCCTCTAGCATACCCACAACATAGAGCTGTAGAGTCAAGCCAGGGTCTGTGCCATCATAGAGTATCATAGAGAAAAGGTTTGTTGCTTCCCTTTAGAAACACTTCCCTGCTTCACACTGATGACTGCTCTTACCTGGTTTCCCCTCACCAGCTCTGTGGGCTCTGCGTGGCCCTCTGGTGAGCTCTGTGTAATTATCATGTATGGGGAGCTTCACCTTTCTCCCCACTCATTTCTTCAGCCCCTTTCTCTGTCATCTTTCCTACAACTGTGTTTTTCTTGTAGTTCATCAGTTCCTCTTGTGGACTGTTATTTTTGTTCCACTCCTTTCATcctcttttcccattttcataGGCTTATTACAGGATCATACTGCAGTCTTTCCTCCCTTTGGCACTATTTGACCATAGAAAACAGTGACTGCCAGTCCATCTGCCAGTCTTGTCCTGGCAAATACAATGGGAAGTTCTCTGTTTGCAATCAAGATGCAAGTAACCAGGGTGGATTTCAGCACAGGGATTACAGCCAGAACAATAATGCTTTTGTAATGCTGTTGGGATTATTCCTCTCCCGTGGTGTAAAATCTGAAGAGCAATACCATGTCTTCAAGCAAACAGAATCTCCAGCTGTCAgtttttttgcttcctctggAGGCAGACACATGCCTGTCCAAATACAATATGCCAGAAGACTGATACTTGGCATCTCAATGACTATTGAAACATGACATGTTTCTGAAACCCTTTAAAAATGATGGAGACATAGTAAAGGGAAAGGTGAGGCCATAAATTAGTTCCTCTTCTGTTGCAGGACAGATTCCTGATTAGTATCCCAGTTCTCAGCCCAGGCCAGTTTAGATTTTCTTGTCCTTTGGCAGATTGTTTATATAATGTCATACTTACCCTAGACAGTGATGTTCTTGCAAATGCAGGTGAGAGACAATAAGGCTGAGAAGCTAGCACCAAGGAAGCTGCTTCAAAACATTACAGACTCTTTGTACCTTACCATCAGCAGCTTGAGGGggaatttttttcatgagcAGTTCTCATGCATTTCATAAAGTCTTTTTCTGGGCTGTTGCCTTGAACTGAAATTGAAATATATTCTTACAAGTTCAGGGCAGGCAATGCAGCCCCTCTTTGCTTGAGCAGTGTCCtcaattttttccaaaaatttttTCTACACAAGTGAAGCCAAAAAGGAAGTGAACACAGAAACACTCGTGCATTTGCTCACACAGATGCTTTTTGACAgcattttttaaggaaagacaGGATTTGACACTTGCAGGCAGTGCCGTATTTGTCATTGCAAGCTGGAATTGGATCCACCTTCCCCTGCTGGCCCCAGGCTACTTGCTCACTCCAGGTTCCTCTGTCTatggggagggaagagcagctcctCTCTGGCTTGACCTCTGGCTGAATCAAATGGGGGGGGGTTGACTTGTCTCCATCTCAGGAGGCAGCGAGCATGTACATTATGTAATATAATTGTTGTGTCTTGAGGTTTCAGGGCTGTTCTCTTTTGTGCTGCCAGATGGAAGAGAAGCCAGGTTCTCTCTGGAGTTATGTCCCTGTGCATCTTactgctcagctgtgctggaatTACGTGCTTTTCTGTAGCCAGGCACTGTTGTTCCCTGGCATTTGGCTCCAGAGTAGCTAGCTCTTTAGTATGCAGTGAATGCCGTGCAGCCACTCTGATCCTGAGACTAATTTGTCTAGAAAACGAGATACATGAAGAACCTCCAAAATTAGTTTGTGAGGAGGATGTGCTCCAGATTCTCTGAGCAGCCAGGGTTTGTTCCAAGCTGAAACCCAAATACAGGTGTGGACAGTCAGGTTCCTGATTTGTGTTCTCACTCTGTCCCATTTCATAAGTTTTTCAGCTGTTAATGCTGTTCTGTTGCCCAGTTCTGCAACAGGGCCTCTGCCTGCACTGTTAATACCTCTGTTAGTCAGGCTGCTTCTTGCCCTGCTCCCTAAAGTCCTCTCCCAAGTGTTGAATCACACGAGTGCTGGTGAGTCCGTTCTCACTAATGAGGCATCTGCTCCAAATTCTGCAGTGCTCAGTTGATGGATGCAAGGAGCTGCAACCCACCTGTGGACAGCAGTGTTGCTACAGTCCTCAGGGATAGCTCAAAAGACCCCAAGGAGGATGAGGACAGTGTTAGTTATTCCTGCTAGACAGGAATAATCTTATCTATGTGAACTTCTTCACAGCAATGCCTTGTCAGCACCAGCTGCAACTCCAAAAATGGCATCTTCTCTAGAGGCAATGTTGCATCCTGACAGAATTAACTTTCCCAGGACAGGAAGGTATTGAGAAATGTTCATTTTACCCTCCTGCTATCTCTGGCCAGTAGCAGTCATGActccagcagtgcagctgcagcacagaaagctaGGGCTTGTCTTCATCCAGCCATGATCAGTGGTTCTGCACTGCTGATAGCAAACAGGAGCTGCCTGttccgaaaaaaaaaaacagacaaccaaccaacaaccaaccaaccaaaaaacaaaaaaaacaaaaaaaaaaaggtacctTGGCTATAATTAGGAGGTGAAATGACAGTGCAGGTATGAATGGGAAATTGTTGCTCAATAAGCATCCCCAACACAACCTTATTCAACAGCCCATTTAGCCAGCACGACAGCTGCTGCCACGCATCCGAAGTGGCTCTGCCCCCTGAGGACAGATGGAGGACACCTTGTGCAGGAATTGCACACGGCTGCTGCACATCTGGTGTTGGTAGCACTGCTGAAGGCACAGAGTACACCAAGCCAGGGCTGCAGTGTAAttctcttcctgcagcagtTTTTCCCtggatgtggtgttgggggcacagcagcacaggctgcagtgTGAGAAGTTGCACTTGGGTTGTTGCAGAGAAGGCTGTGTCATCACATAGTAACTGCTGTGCATGTGCCAGCAAGAGCAGAGCTAGCATGAGTAAGCTTATTATGCGATAATCACACCTTCATCTTTCTGGGTGCATAAACTGCTGAGGTATCCAAATCAGGCAGTGAGGCGCAATCACTGTCTGAAGTCTGAAGATGAGCAAGAGGAGCTGGGTCCTTTCCTCACTGGGAACATATGTCTGATTTGACACCATTAtcttttactgtttttaaacagaacaTCATTATTGAACCACCTGTTGCCACTTAATTACCTGTGTTTGATTACAAATATATTAAGCAATTGGCTTTTTAGGTACAGACTCCTTCATTTTTAGATCCTTTTATGGTGTCTCTGTACATTGTGAAGGCTGGATCAAAACTTCCCCCCTGGGCTGTCAGacaggcagctgctgagcaccGGGCCCCATCTCCAGACCTTTGGGAAATCTGGGATTTGGATTAACCCTTTGAATCCTCTGTTATACTATACCGGCAAGACCTATAGGCGCTGACCTATAGAGCCGGTGTGCATCGTGGTCCCGTTTCTGTCGGCTGAGCACTCGGCGCTCCGGTGGGCCCGTGCCGGTCCCGGGATCACAGCGGAGGCACCTTCTGCGGGGCAGGTGTGTCCCCCCGCGGGGCAGGGGTGCTCgccttctctgctctgccctcGGAAGCACCAACGTCCCTCCAGGGAGATGGGGGAGCCTCGGGGGTCCGGCCTTTCCTCCTCCTATCCGCCGCCTCTGGGACGCCGCCCCCGCCCTCCCCGTCCGCGCCGCCGCCGGGGGCGATGCTCCCGCGGCTCAGACCCGCTGCCGCGCCGGGGGGCTGAGGCCCCGCCGTCCCCCTCCCCGCCGGGCCCGGGGCGGCCGGGCCCTGCCCGCACGCCGCCTCCCGcataacccccccccccctcccgcagCGCCGCTTCGGCTGCCGGCCCCAGCGGGGGGAGGCCCCGGCTCACCTGGAGAGGTGGAGGCGGCGCGGGGGGAGCCCCGGTGGGGGAACGGTGCCCGCCAGCCCCCGCCGGAGCGCCCCTTCCGCGGCCTTTGTCTGCGCTGTCACATGGGCCGCGGTGCGGGATTTAAGCGGGTCTCCGCAGGACATGCCGTGAGCGGCGCGCCGCAGCCCTGCCCGCAGCGGCAGCGCTCCGCCCGGCCGGGGATGCGGCTCTAGCGGCTCCGCGATGAGCGGCTCCTCCATGGCGAAGAGCGAGTCCCGCACTTCGCTGCTGAAGGCGGCGGGGAGCCGGAGGGCGGCGGGcgcccagccccagccccgcgGCAGCCGCGCCCGGGACGGCAGAGGACAAGGCGGGCAGGcggggagggagcagagccaggaccTGCTCCCCGGGGAGCCCAGTGCCCGCAGGCCGCTTTGCCACCCGGGCGCCCGGGAGGACGGAGCGAGGGGCGCGGGGAAGCTGTCACATGGACGGGGGGAGAGCCAGCCGGAGTCGGCGGAAGGAGGTCCAAGGAGAGGCAGCGGCAAGGAACCGGCGCGGACATCCCGacatcaccaccacctcccGCCGCACGCCAGCCACAGTCACCCCCAGGACCAGCATCTGCTCTcagacagggatggggaggaggcagaggaggactTTTTCTTCAGTCACAGGCAGCGGTCCAGCAGAGAGTCTCTGAAGCTCTCGGAAAGCGCTTCACCTCTGTCCAAATCCAGCAGCAAGTACTCCACCAAGTCCAGCGGCAGCGATCGGTCTGTAGAAGCGGACCCCCTCTTTCACCAGCTGCACCCCATGCTCAGCTCGGTCTTTGGCCAGGTAAGGGGCAAACAGCCTCTCgaccccctcctctccctccttccccccgcGCTCCTTCCCCCCGTCGCTCCTGGACCTTGGGCTCCTCGTTCCGGAGCCCCCGCAGCTATAAATGCACACTTTCCTGGCCGCCCCTGCCCAACTTCTCCCGGCGCTGCGGCACCTCCGCCGCGGGGCCGGCCTCGAGGGGGACTCTGCGGCGGGTCGGGGGCGCGGGTCGGGGCCCCCCGCAGCCCCTGGCTGCCTTTCCGCCCCGCCGGGCAGTGCTGTCAGTGGTGCTGGCGAGGGAAGCGCCGGTGCTTTCCCAGCCGCCGGGGGAAGTTACGGCTCTGCCTGCTGAGGGTGAGAGtcagagaaacagattttaaaaatgtattcacTTATCAGATTCCATCTCTCTGGCTCCCCGCCTTGCTTTGCTGTATTTGTTTACATCTCCTTATGGTACGTTTCTGTACAATCAGCATATGAATCATTTCTGATGGCAGAAGCCGTCAGGAGAAGGTAGTGGGAAAAacgaccaaaaaaaaaaaaatcctgacccAATTCTGAAGCCTTCCCAGTCACTATGTTAGGATGGAACAGATGCTTTCAGTGTTTGCAATCTCTTTTGGTACAAAGCTGTCGTTTTTAACTGCTTCTGGCAGTGAAATTATCCAACAGGGCCATCCtctaaaaatgaaaaggcagagggacaTGGgtcaaaattttcttttagagCCTTTAAGGGATGTTACTGGGAGATGTAATCTCCAGGAAGATTAATGTGACTGAAATCTCCCAGAAGCACAATTACAGGTATAAGCCAGCTGAGTTCCAACCCTGGAAGTGATCAGTTAAACCAGAAATATGATTTTGGTGGGGTGTTgtcaggtctttttttttttttttttaattttttttttccagc encodes the following:
- the CABP1 gene encoding calcium-binding protein 1 isoform X2 — its product is MSGSSMAKSESRTSLLKAAGSRRAAGAQPQPRGSRARDGRGQGGQAGREQSQDLLPGEPSARRPLCHPGAREDGARGAGKLSHGRGESQPESAEGGPRRGSGKEPARTSRHHHHLPPHASHSHPQDQHLLSDRDGEEAEEDFFFSHRQRSSRESLKLSESASPLSKSSSKYSTKSSGSDRSVEADPLFHQLHPMLSSVFGQDRELRPEEIEELREAFKEFDKDKDGFINCRDLGNCMRTMGYMPTEMELIELSQQINMNLGGHVDFEDFVELMGPKLLAETADMIGVKELRDAFREFDTNGDGEISTSELREAMKKLLGQQVGHRDIEEIIRDVDLNGDGRVDFEEFVRMMSR